The Nostoc sp. PCC 7524 nucleotide sequence CAATGAGTCAAAACCCCCTGATGGATTCCGGTACGCGATCGCCTAAAACACCCACACTCAAGCCGGCATTAGCCGCAGCACTAGCTAGTTTAGAAGTGCAGTTAGATCAAGAATTAGCCCGTTACCGACGCACACGCATGGGAGTGAGGGCAGCCAGCCAACCTGCCGTGAATAGTTACATCAATAATCATCCTCAAGAGGTGACTCCCAAAAATACCACAGTGGCTAATACTCAGGCACCAATTGTAGAAATTAGAAACCATACAACCCCTACACCTGTTACTGAAACCCCAACCGCACCACTACCACCAGAACCACCTCAGATTCCTACTGCGGCTGAGTCGAATACACAAATTCCCCTACCTCCCCCCGATGCCGCTAGTAGCATAGTTCCTGCCACTAGCCAAACTCATCAGAATGACAAGCTGCTAGCCGATGACACACCTACCCAACCAGATGACTACTTAGAATCAAGTGAAGCATTACTACGTAGTTTGACGGATGAACAACCACAAACTGAGAACCAACCCAGCAATTCTAACGATAGTCTGCTATCACCCTTGGGTATAGGCTCCATGTTGCTGTTACTACTAGCAAGTTTGACATTGGGATATGTGGTATTTAACCCAAAAAGCTTACCCCAGTTTAATTTCAGTCGATTATTTAACAGTAACTCAGCACCCAGTGACGAAAATTCAGAGGTAGTTAGCACCAACTCCCAGCCCCAACCACAGCCAGAACTCACACCTATACCTAAGTATCCCAACCTAGCTGCTCAAGAATTTCCACAAGTCAGAGATCCTAAC carries:
- a CDS encoding SPOR domain-containing protein, with the protein product MSQNPLMDSGTRSPKTPTLKPALAAALASLEVQLDQELARYRRTRMGVRAASQPAVNSYINNHPQEVTPKNTTVANTQAPIVEIRNHTTPTPVTETPTAPLPPEPPQIPTAAESNTQIPLPPPDAASSIVPATSQTHQNDKLLADDTPTQPDDYLESSEALLRSLTDEQPQTENQPSNSNDSLLSPLGIGSMLLLLLASLTLGYVVFNPKSLPQFNFSRLFNSNSAPSDENSEVVSTNSQPQPQPELTPIPKYPNLAAQEFPQVRDPNDIVGLQPKIQPTPIAPSNPVTIPTPVIPPAINPLPQLQPLPPIDLSPTPQPPPTPTATPTQANTEIKPAADGRYYIVADNQGASSLAAARQVVPDAYLSNNQKLIYLGALKTKAEAQQRLKQLQAKGIPARVQQP